One window of the Natronomonas marina genome contains the following:
- a CDS encoding IS5-like element ISNph4 family transposase, which translates to MEVDLLDFVEQCRHLVKQALGKHAGEPASGGFARWKHVVLHCFRLEEDHSYRETPNRLEYIAEIRDVLDLDRDDLPDYSTIYKSFDRLKMWVWRALLRVSAQQHPQSGHAALDSTFFDRRSASSYYRQRSGSNVQTLKVTTLTDRESLAVLDVHISARWKHDTKTGPRVVRRNADDLLSVAADKAFHNWITKYEFYALGVEPLILQRGSRPLTVGHNALIRTKGYSQRWMAETSYSTTKRSLGDAVRALGWYRQFREIVLMFAVSNIEPLCEPL; encoded by the coding sequence ATGGAAGTCGATCTCCTCGACTTCGTTGAGCAGTGTCGGCACCTAGTCAAACAAGCGTTGGGGAAGCACGCGGGCGAGCCCGCCAGCGGCGGGTTCGCCCGCTGGAAACACGTCGTTCTGCACTGTTTTCGGCTCGAAGAAGACCACAGCTACCGCGAAACGCCGAATCGGCTGGAGTATATCGCCGAGATTCGTGACGTACTCGACTTAGATCGGGACGATCTGCCGGACTACAGCACGATCTACAAATCGTTCGACCGGCTGAAAATGTGGGTGTGGCGGGCGCTGCTGCGCGTTTCAGCGCAGCAGCACCCGCAGTCCGGACACGCAGCACTCGATAGTACGTTCTTCGACCGCCGCTCGGCCTCGTCGTACTATCGCCAGCGGTCGGGAAGTAACGTTCAAACACTAAAAGTGACGACATTAACCGACAGAGAGTCTCTTGCCGTCCTTGACGTACATATCTCAGCCCGGTGGAAACACGATACGAAGACCGGGCCGCGGGTCGTCCGCCGGAACGCGGACGACCTGCTGTCCGTGGCTGCTGACAAAGCGTTCCACAACTGGATCACGAAATACGAGTTCTACGCGCTCGGTGTCGAGCCACTAATTTTACAGCGTGGATCGAGACCGTTGACGGTGGGACATAACGCTCTCATCCGGACAAAAGGCTATTCTCAGCGCTGGATGGCCGAGACTTCGTATTCGACAACGAAGCGCTCGCTCGGCGATGCCGTGCGAGCGCTCGGCTGGTATCGACAGTTCCGTGAAATCGTCCTGATGTTCGCCGTCTCGAACATAGAACCGCTCTGTGAGCCACTCTAA
- a CDS encoding aldo/keto reductase yields MNYRTLGDSGVEVSEIGFGAWVVGTDWWGDRSESQAKEMLQYAVDQGITYFDTGDVYGHGRSEELVGEALAEMREEVTVATKIGYDFYDNPQAGHGELPKEMHRDYLEEAFEKSLDRLGMERVDVLQLHNANAEEMDAEVLEFLDEVRESGRADAIGLALGPSIGWLAEGDLAIEEEFDAVQLVWNLLEQEVGNHFLDTIERTGSSTSLIPRVPHSSGLLNEQVTPETELGEGDHRAYRPDEWYESGWEKIEALRFLEGDGQRTMAQASLQWLLYHDEVATVTPTFRTREDIDEWAAASGVPPLSDAEYERVQGLYADDFGIERDDGMDALRSSVGGEDIEAAGLEKESAGT; encoded by the coding sequence ATGAACTACCGGACGCTGGGCGACTCCGGCGTGGAGGTCTCCGAGATCGGCTTCGGCGCGTGGGTCGTCGGCACCGACTGGTGGGGCGACCGCAGCGAGTCACAGGCCAAGGAGATGCTGCAGTACGCGGTCGACCAGGGCATCACCTACTTCGACACCGGCGATGTCTACGGCCACGGCCGCTCGGAGGAACTGGTCGGGGAGGCGCTCGCCGAGATGCGCGAGGAGGTCACCGTCGCCACGAAGATTGGCTACGACTTCTACGACAACCCGCAGGCGGGCCACGGCGAGTTGCCCAAGGAGATGCACCGCGACTACCTCGAGGAGGCCTTCGAGAAGTCGCTGGACCGCCTCGGCATGGAGCGGGTCGACGTGCTGCAGTTGCACAACGCCAACGCCGAGGAGATGGACGCCGAGGTGCTGGAGTTCCTCGACGAGGTCCGCGAGTCCGGCCGTGCCGACGCAATCGGGCTGGCGCTCGGTCCCTCCATCGGCTGGCTCGCGGAGGGCGACCTCGCCATCGAGGAGGAGTTCGACGCCGTCCAGCTGGTGTGGAACCTGCTGGAACAGGAGGTCGGCAACCACTTCCTCGACACCATCGAGCGGACCGGCTCCTCGACGAGCCTGATCCCGCGGGTGCCGCACTCCTCGGGGCTCTTGAACGAGCAGGTCACCCCCGAGACGGAACTCGGCGAGGGCGACCACCGCGCCTACCGGCCCGACGAGTGGTACGAGTCCGGCTGGGAGAAGATCGAGGCGCTTCGGTTCCTCGAAGGGGATGGCCAGCGAACGATGGCGCAGGCCAGCCTCCAGTGGCTGCTGTACCACGACGAGGTGGCGACGGTCACGCCGACGTTCCGGACCCGCGAGGACATCGACGAGTGGGCCGCCGCGAGCGGGGTGCCGCCGCTCTCCGACGCCGAGTACGAGCGGGTCCAGGGGCTGTACGCCGACGACTTCGGCATCGAGCGCGACGACGGCATGGACGCGCTGCGGTCGTCGGTCGGCGGCGAGGACATCGAGGCCGCCGGTCTCGAGAAGGAGTCGGCCGGGACCTGA
- the hemC gene encoding hydroxymethylbilane synthase — protein sequence MSTCGTLRLATRGSDLAQRQAAIVKEALEDRRYEVQLVEVETRGDQLRDELIHRLGKTGAFVRALDEEFLEDELDGAIHSMKDMPTEQPEELTVAGIPKRASPEDVLISPDGYDLETLPEGARVGTASLRRRAQLLARRSDLDVEPLRGNIDTRIEKLLAPHLQAEHQARLDAKEDEAIESEGENTDGTQTATAGAIDDNLTVDEWFNDLAEIERRAMERTVETEFDAIVLAAAGIERSGFDRHLEYVTLPPRTVAPAPGQGAIAVTALDDSDASEAIHDAVDHPRTRIETTTERVILGTLGGGCIAPIGVYAIVESNFVHVVVQVYSQDGEESVTASRDLSTKQYVKQASAFADDLADRGAAELIDAADTTRDRDVYDE from the coding sequence ATGAGCACCTGCGGGACCCTACGGCTGGCGACGAGGGGATCCGACCTCGCCCAGCGACAGGCGGCAATCGTCAAGGAAGCCCTCGAGGATCGCCGATACGAGGTCCAACTCGTCGAAGTCGAAACTCGCGGCGATCAACTCAGAGACGAACTCATCCATCGGCTCGGGAAGACCGGTGCCTTCGTCCGCGCGCTCGATGAGGAATTTCTTGAGGACGAACTCGACGGGGCGATTCATTCGATGAAGGACATGCCGACCGAACAGCCCGAGGAGCTAACTGTCGCCGGCATCCCCAAACGGGCATCGCCCGAGGATGTCCTCATTTCTCCCGACGGTTACGACCTCGAGACACTCCCAGAAGGGGCACGCGTTGGGACCGCCAGCCTCCGACGGCGTGCCCAGTTGCTCGCCAGACGGTCGGATCTCGATGTCGAACCACTCCGGGGGAACATCGATACCCGCATCGAGAAACTCCTCGCGCCACACCTCCAGGCCGAACACCAGGCACGACTCGACGCCAAGGAGGACGAGGCCATCGAGAGCGAGGGCGAGAATACGGACGGAACACAAACGGCGACCGCCGGCGCGATCGATGACAATCTCACCGTCGACGAGTGGTTCAACGATCTCGCCGAGATCGAACGGCGGGCGATGGAACGGACCGTCGAGACCGAGTTCGACGCGATCGTTCTCGCGGCCGCCGGTATCGAACGGAGCGGGTTCGATCGACACCTCGAGTACGTCACACTGCCGCCGCGGACAGTCGCGCCGGCCCCCGGCCAGGGTGCCATCGCCGTCACGGCCCTCGATGACAGTGACGCCAGCGAGGCGATTCACGACGCTGTCGATCATCCCCGGACAAGAATCGAGACGACGACGGAACGCGTGATCCTCGGGACCCTCGGGGGTGGCTGTATCGCACCGATCGGGGTCTATGCGATCGTCGAGAGCAACTTCGTCCACGTCGTCGTGCAGGTGTATAGCCAGGACGGCGAGGAATCGGTAACGGCGAGCCGCGATCTCTCGACCAAACAGTACGTCAAGCAGGCCAGCGCGTTCGCCGATGATCTCGCAGACCGGGGTGCCGCCGAGCTTATCGACGCCGCCGACACGACACGCGACCGGGACGTCTACGATGAGTGA
- a CDS encoding YgaP family membrane protein, producing the protein MRQNVGSVDETLRTAVGAVTGTISIAILTGTLSLPTVLSPVLGIVAIMMLATATVGTCPIYSMFGIDSCSRNSSPS; encoded by the coding sequence ATGAGACAAAATGTCGGCTCAGTAGACGAAACGCTCAGAACGGCAGTTGGTGCAGTTACGGGAACAATATCGATTGCAATACTCACTGGGACTCTTTCGCTTCCAACAGTGCTCTCTCCCGTGCTGGGAATCGTTGCGATTATGATGCTCGCTACGGCGACGGTGGGAACCTGCCCCATCTACTCGATGTTCGGCATCGACTCCTGTTCGCGCAACTCCAGTCCGTCATGA
- a CDS encoding protein adenylyltransferase SelO has translation MSLSFDTTYKDLDSNLYSRVTPEDINNPEILLLNEDLCDGLGLNKEDLNSQILSGQKLLEEPIAQAYAGHQFGSYTVLGDGRAMILGEHVHDGNRYDIQLKGSGRTPYSGRGDGNATVSSMLREYIYSYAMQNLGIKTSRSLAVIETDGSVQRRRTEPGAILVRVMRSHIRYGTFQYVASQASEELEEFTDYVIDRHYPHLNNKDKKYTDFFDEVMRSSINMVVDWMRVGFIHGVMNTDNMSIDGETFDYGPCTFMNYYDEDAVFSSVDKRGRYSFGNQKPILKWNLGRFAESLKQLFQESSHAFDELEAKLDNFEEIFDAKYYSMMRKKLGIKSDGEEAIVDAFLDWLRESRADYTNTFIELETPGSFDDPVYSSEDFKHIRNELSGIGLDRKMMKKTNPRYIPRNYLIEEALNEYLEKENLSKFKDLLNVLKNPYESKDANSQFQQPPSEKFDSEYTTYCNT, from the coding sequence ATGTCCCTTTCCTTTGACACAACGTACAAAGATTTGGACTCCAACCTCTATTCGAGAGTGACGCCTGAAGATATCAATAATCCGGAGATTTTACTTCTTAATGAAGATTTGTGTGATGGCCTTGGATTAAATAAAGAGGATTTGAACAGTCAGATTCTTTCAGGGCAAAAACTTCTGGAAGAACCGATTGCTCAAGCATATGCAGGACATCAATTTGGAAGTTATACTGTACTTGGCGACGGAAGAGCGATGATACTAGGCGAACATGTGCACGATGGTAATAGATACGATATTCAACTGAAAGGGTCTGGTCGAACGCCGTACTCCGGAAGAGGCGATGGGAACGCAACTGTTAGTTCCATGCTCAGAGAGTATATTTACTCATACGCGATGCAAAATCTTGGTATAAAAACATCTAGGAGTCTGGCAGTAATCGAGACCGACGGATCAGTTCAGAGACGTAGAACAGAACCCGGAGCCATCCTTGTAAGAGTGATGAGAAGCCACATTAGATACGGCACTTTCCAATATGTGGCAAGTCAAGCATCTGAAGAACTTGAGGAATTCACTGATTATGTAATCGACAGGCACTATCCTCACTTGAATAACAAGGATAAAAAATACACAGATTTTTTTGATGAAGTTATGCGATCTTCTATAAATATGGTAGTTGACTGGATGCGTGTAGGATTCATACACGGCGTCATGAATACAGACAACATGAGTATAGATGGGGAAACATTTGATTACGGACCATGTACATTCATGAATTATTACGACGAAGATGCTGTCTTCAGCTCTGTGGACAAAAGAGGTAGATACTCTTTCGGGAATCAAAAACCTATTTTGAAATGGAATCTTGGACGTTTCGCAGAATCCCTAAAACAGCTTTTTCAAGAATCATCTCACGCTTTTGATGAACTAGAAGCCAAGCTAGACAATTTTGAAGAAATATTCGATGCTAAATACTATAGTATGATGAGAAAGAAACTAGGGATCAAATCAGACGGAGAGGAAGCAATAGTAGATGCATTCTTAGACTGGCTTCGTGAATCTAGAGCAGACTACACGAATACATTCATAGAATTAGAAACTCCTGGCTCCTTTGATGACCCAGTCTATTCATCTGAAGATTTCAAACATATCCGAAATGAATTATCTGGTATCGGCTTGGATAGGAAGATGATGAAGAAAACTAATCCCCGTTATATTCCCCGCAACTACTTGATAGAAGAGGCACTAAATGAGTATCTAGAAAAAGAAAATCTCTCTAAATTCAAGGATTTATTGAATGTCTTGAAAAATCCTTATGAATCGAAAGATGCGAATTCACAATTTCAACAACCGCCTTCAGAAAAATTTGATTCAGAGTACACAACTTATTGCAACACGTGA
- a CDS encoding acyltransferase, which translates to MTKRHVSLPPEAEEGLEEFLGQVDRRLASEEDTCEVVEDVLVDLHGDRDAYERWQAGEAVSPAERVRLQGYDPCNATLESEYYAEKDEDAFEDSKHLQWLWRQFDATPMADNVEFALRFRRMLADHLFAECGENCRFFKGITFTYGHNISVGDNVIVHDDVHLDDRGKLTVGNRVSISDGVHVYSHDHDVVDQTHVENFHTVVEDDARLTYDSMVRAGVKVGENAILGARAVAQSDVPAHHVAVGTPAKSVRVKPGWESVAEPLDGDHPDGRDERRLPYEVPDDIDVFDEFGRDRAPPE; encoded by the coding sequence ATGACGAAGCGCCACGTCTCGCTGCCGCCGGAGGCCGAGGAGGGACTCGAGGAGTTCCTCGGGCAGGTCGACCGTCGGCTGGCAAGCGAGGAAGACACCTGCGAGGTCGTCGAGGACGTGCTCGTCGACCTCCACGGCGACCGGGACGCCTACGAGCGGTGGCAGGCCGGCGAGGCGGTCTCGCCGGCCGAACGGGTCCGACTCCAGGGGTACGACCCCTGCAACGCGACGCTGGAGAGCGAGTACTACGCCGAGAAGGACGAGGACGCCTTCGAGGACTCCAAACACCTCCAGTGGCTCTGGCGGCAGTTCGACGCGACGCCAATGGCCGACAACGTCGAGTTCGCGCTCCGGTTCCGCCGGATGCTCGCGGATCACCTCTTCGCGGAGTGCGGCGAGAACTGTCGGTTCTTCAAGGGCATCACGTTCACCTACGGCCACAACATCTCCGTCGGCGACAACGTGATCGTCCACGACGACGTCCACCTCGACGACCGCGGGAAACTCACCGTCGGCAATCGCGTCTCCATCTCCGACGGCGTCCACGTCTACAGCCACGACCACGACGTCGTCGACCAGACTCACGTCGAGAACTTCCACACCGTCGTCGAGGACGACGCCCGCCTCACCTACGACTCGATGGTCCGGGCGGGCGTGAAGGTCGGCGAGAACGCCATCCTCGGGGCCCGCGCGGTCGCCCAGTCGGACGTGCCGGCCCACCATGTCGCCGTCGGGACGCCCGCAAAGAGTGTCCGCGTGAAACCGGGCTGGGAGTCGGTCGCCGAACCCCTCGACGGCGACCACCCCGACGGCCGCGACGAGCGCCGCCTCCCCTACGAGGTGCCCGACGACATCGACGTCTTCGACGAGTTCGGGCGCGACCGGGCGCCACCGGAGTGA
- a CDS encoding Lrp/AsnC family transcriptional regulator — MDAEELEHRLLSILKEDPKASLGEIADQAGVARPTARKYIQKLEEEGAIVGYTVEIDPKKVNHQSIAMVGIDVESDQYVEATSKLRDLDSLTALYTATGDHMLMAELEATGSTELNEIVSDQILSIQGVTTACPAVLQERLK; from the coding sequence ATGGACGCTGAGGAACTCGAGCATCGTCTGCTCTCCATTCTCAAAGAGGATCCGAAAGCTTCTCTCGGAGAGATCGCCGACCAGGCTGGCGTCGCGCGACCTACCGCCCGAAAATATATCCAGAAACTCGAGGAGGAAGGCGCTATCGTCGGGTACACTGTCGAGATCGACCCAAAGAAAGTCAACCACCAGAGCATTGCGATGGTGGGAATTGACGTCGAGAGCGACCAGTACGTTGAGGCGACGAGTAAACTCAGAGATCTCGACTCGCTGACTGCGTTATATACCGCGACCGGGGACCACATGTTGATGGCCGAACTCGAGGCGACAGGAAGTACCGAGCTGAATGAAATCGTTAGCGATCAGATCCTCTCCATCCAGGGCGTGACCACGGCTTGCCCGGCTGTTCTTCAAGAACGGCTCAAATAA
- a CDS encoding HesB/IscA family protein, which yields MSTTAQESEQPEIEVSEAASNKALALLEEESLDTDTAGLRLFVQQGGCAGLSYGMRFDTSPDEDDMIYEHQGLRVFVDPASIQYIAGSVVEYETGLQGAGFDVENPNVVSECGCGESFRT from the coding sequence ATGAGTACGACGGCCCAGGAGAGTGAACAACCTGAAATCGAAGTTTCAGAAGCTGCCTCGAATAAGGCTCTGGCTCTCTTAGAGGAAGAGAGCTTGGACACTGACACGGCAGGACTTCGGCTATTCGTCCAGCAAGGAGGATGCGCGGGTCTGTCATATGGGATGCGGTTCGATACGAGTCCCGACGAAGATGATATGATCTACGAGCACCAGGGCCTGCGAGTGTTCGTTGATCCCGCGAGTATCCAATATATTGCGGGGAGTGTTGTTGAGTATGAGACGGGTCTCCAAGGCGCAGGCTTTGATGTTGAAAATCCCAACGTGGTCTCGGAGTGTGGCTGTGGCGAATCTTTCCGCACCTGA
- a CDS encoding S8 family serine peptidase, with the protein MNERRSLLLTVVVVAVLGVAAGGLVVAGASGADGGSDVPGVNSTGHPNVEHGLLAGDGSVAAESGDTDGIRVVVEATAGRGDEAADAAADRGTVEAHHGNLIQATVPRDRIESLGEEPAVAFVRTPLRPEQAELTSEGVETIRANVAADRNATGDGATVALIDLGFDPDHPPIADNVVETKDFSGEGIEGPPYIPTSHGDAVGEIVVDVAPDADLILVTAETGLQLLNAMEWVNAHEDVDAVGMSLGFKGGVPNDGTSVFDQEIDDGVESGTAWFVSSGNEGDGQHWHGQWRDEDGDDLLEFSDPGADADECNDFQAAGFVEATLQWNDWPTSDQRYALELLKYDDTSGAFERVAFSNNAQSPDNSVRPREQVSYSPQESGVHDYCLAIHRENADGTADFDLFTSDGIDLEYSTVERSVTPPATTKRGIAVGAVYWDTETLEPYSSRGPTIDGRLKPEIVAPARVSTEAYGQNGFAGTSAAAPHAAGAAALVHGANASATGAGLQDRVVETAVAPDGENYGSYPNDAVGYGLTDAALAVPPQNPRNVSVAGPVDNESVDAVSVTVAFGAEPKPGDVTVRFEDGVGDTVTATAPTDTTDGTTNVTVNATTLADGTLTVTASATGDQGWSNAAGYTATETVQKDVGPSLDDYAGESDVVQNAGLRQAVDDWRAGDIETGLLRDVVDAWRTGETVA; encoded by the coding sequence ATGAACGAACGCAGATCGCTGCTACTCACGGTGGTCGTCGTGGCGGTTCTCGGCGTCGCTGCCGGTGGGCTGGTCGTCGCCGGCGCCTCGGGTGCCGACGGCGGGTCCGACGTACCGGGCGTCAACAGCACCGGCCATCCGAACGTCGAACACGGCCTCCTGGCCGGCGACGGGAGCGTGGCGGCCGAGTCCGGCGACACCGACGGGATCCGGGTCGTCGTCGAGGCCACGGCGGGTCGCGGCGACGAGGCCGCCGACGCCGCCGCCGACCGCGGAACCGTCGAGGCCCACCACGGCAATCTGATACAGGCCACGGTGCCGCGGGACCGCATCGAGTCGCTCGGCGAGGAACCCGCCGTGGCGTTCGTGCGGACACCGCTGCGGCCCGAGCAGGCCGAGTTGACCAGCGAGGGCGTCGAGACGATCCGGGCCAACGTCGCCGCCGACCGGAACGCGACAGGTGACGGCGCGACGGTGGCGCTCATCGACCTCGGCTTCGACCCTGACCACCCGCCCATCGCCGACAACGTCGTCGAGACGAAGGATTTCAGCGGCGAGGGCATCGAGGGGCCGCCGTACATCCCGACCTCACACGGCGACGCCGTCGGCGAGATCGTCGTCGACGTCGCGCCCGACGCCGACCTGATCCTCGTGACCGCCGAGACGGGGCTACAGCTGTTGAACGCCATGGAGTGGGTCAACGCCCACGAGGATGTCGACGCCGTCGGGATGTCGCTGGGCTTCAAGGGCGGCGTCCCGAACGACGGCACCTCGGTGTTCGACCAGGAGATAGACGACGGGGTCGAGAGCGGGACGGCCTGGTTCGTCTCCTCGGGCAACGAGGGCGACGGTCAGCACTGGCACGGCCAGTGGCGCGACGAGGACGGCGACGATCTGCTGGAGTTCTCCGATCCGGGCGCCGACGCCGACGAGTGCAACGACTTCCAGGCGGCCGGGTTCGTCGAGGCGACGCTGCAGTGGAACGACTGGCCCACCTCCGACCAGCGGTACGCCCTCGAACTCCTGAAGTACGACGACACCAGCGGCGCGTTCGAGCGCGTGGCGTTCTCGAACAACGCCCAGTCCCCGGACAACAGCGTCCGACCCCGAGAGCAAGTGTCCTACTCGCCCCAGGAGTCCGGCGTCCACGACTACTGTCTGGCCATCCACCGCGAGAACGCCGACGGGACCGCCGACTTCGACCTCTTCACCAGCGACGGCATCGACCTCGAGTACAGCACCGTCGAGCGGAGCGTGACGCCGCCGGCGACGACGAAACGGGGCATTGCCGTCGGCGCCGTCTACTGGGACACGGAGACCCTGGAGCCGTACTCCTCGCGGGGGCCGACCATCGACGGGCGTCTCAAGCCGGAAATCGTCGCCCCGGCGCGGGTCTCGACGGAGGCCTACGGCCAGAACGGGTTCGCCGGCACCTCGGCAGCGGCGCCCCACGCCGCCGGCGCGGCGGCGCTCGTCCACGGCGCCAACGCCTCCGCGACGGGCGCCGGCCTGCAGGACCGCGTCGTCGAAACCGCCGTCGCCCCCGACGGCGAGAACTACGGTTCGTACCCGAACGACGCGGTCGGGTACGGCCTGACCGACGCGGCGCTGGCCGTCCCGCCGCAGAACCCCCGGAACGTCTCCGTGGCCGGCCCCGTCGACAACGAGTCGGTCGACGCCGTGTCCGTCACCGTCGCCTTCGGCGCCGAACCGAAACCCGGAGACGTGACGGTCCGCTTCGAGGACGGGGTCGGCGACACCGTCACGGCGACGGCGCCGACCGACACGACCGACGGGACGACGAACGTGACGGTCAACGCCACGACGCTCGCCGACGGCACCCTGACCGTCACCGCGTCGGCGACCGGCGACCAGGGGTGGTCGAACGCCGCCGGCTACACCGCCACCGAGACCGTCCAGAAGGACGTCGGCCCGAGTCTCGACGACTACGCCGGCGAGAGCGACGTCGTGCAGAACGCCGGTCTCCGGCAGGCGGTCGACGACTGGCGGGCCGGCGACATCGAGACCGGCCTGCTCCGGGACGTGGTCGACGCCTGGCGGACGGGCGAGACGGTCGCCTGA
- a CDS encoding PadR family transcriptional regulator gives MTDTRPGTEETLQSLVSEMNGLGGGGEDGDAEPAARTEAVVEETAATLYDGDSLSIEEGLVKESLPNLLTALVELRRSETHGKGVMEDLERFFGVDLSPGTVYPVLHDLEEGGLLSVHELVQTKEYSIDDGDAARQRLEDAMGQHLALGLVFRRALEGLDESDDGDDTTIRL, from the coding sequence ATGACCGACACGCGACCGGGAACGGAGGAGACGCTGCAGAGCCTCGTGAGCGAGATGAACGGACTCGGCGGCGGGGGCGAGGACGGGGACGCCGAGCCTGCGGCCCGCACCGAGGCGGTCGTCGAGGAGACGGCGGCGACGCTGTACGACGGCGACTCCCTCTCCATCGAGGAGGGCCTGGTCAAGGAGTCGCTGCCGAACCTCCTGACGGCGCTCGTCGAATTGCGGCGCAGCGAGACCCACGGCAAGGGCGTCATGGAGGACCTCGAGCGGTTCTTCGGGGTCGATCTGAGTCCGGGGACGGTGTATCCGGTGCTGCACGACCTCGAGGAGGGGGGCCTGCTGTCGGTCCACGAACTCGTCCAGACGAAGGAGTACAGCATCGACGACGGCGACGCCGCCCGGCAGCGACTCGAGGACGCGATGGGACAGCACCTCGCGCTGGGGCTGGTCTTCCGCCGGGCGCTCGAAGGACTCGACGAGTCCGACGACGGCGACGACACGACGATTCGGCTCTGA
- a CDS encoding arylsulfotransferase family protein, translating to MRQQRVVVLGVLLLLSVGVLGGLAVTADDAVEAEGDEPYPGKTLVSVQAYGWFGNHNGDVFIVDRSGERVWEYAPGNAAVFDAEMLDNGNVMVSFGQKVPDPDCPERWANTTGDHCVHNRVQEVDPDTNEVVWEYDWYDRQISYHEVHDADRLESGETVIIDMARHRTFTVARNGTVTWEWSAKEHLDEGSEFWAEHVEGTSREDHAYTGPRQDWTHMNDVDRLENGNFLMSIRNFDVVVEVDPDTDDIVEVYGEPGNHSIMYEQHDPNYLEAHDNLIVADSENNRIVEYDAETMEEVWRYEGPSADDRLQWPRDADRMPNGNTLVVDSRNFRVLEVNADGEVVWAHDMSGRRGIVYDADRIGPDRNLGEEPESVPPGGNLEGTDHGGLSGAIAVADSWVGFVLPQWVGVYGLVAILVGLGAAGGLAWEGYRHRRAT from the coding sequence ATGCGACAACAGCGCGTCGTCGTCCTGGGCGTGCTCCTCCTGCTTTCGGTCGGCGTCCTCGGCGGTCTCGCGGTGACGGCCGACGACGCCGTCGAGGCCGAGGGTGACGAACCGTACCCGGGGAAGACGCTCGTGTCGGTGCAGGCGTACGGCTGGTTCGGCAACCACAACGGCGACGTCTTCATCGTCGACCGCTCGGGCGAGCGCGTCTGGGAGTACGCCCCGGGCAACGCCGCCGTCTTCGACGCCGAGATGCTCGACAACGGCAACGTGATGGTCTCCTTCGGCCAGAAGGTTCCGGACCCCGACTGTCCGGAGCGGTGGGCCAACACCACCGGCGACCACTGCGTGCACAACCGGGTCCAGGAGGTCGACCCCGACACGAACGAGGTGGTCTGGGAGTACGACTGGTACGACCGGCAGATCTCCTACCACGAGGTCCACGACGCCGACCGCCTCGAGAGCGGCGAGACGGTCATCATCGACATGGCGCGGCACCGGACGTTCACGGTCGCCCGCAACGGGACGGTGACCTGGGAGTGGTCCGCCAAGGAGCACCTCGACGAGGGCAGCGAGTTCTGGGCCGAACACGTCGAGGGCACCTCCCGCGAGGACCACGCCTACACCGGGCCGAGACAGGACTGGACCCACATGAACGATGTCGACCGCCTCGAGAACGGCAACTTCCTGATGTCCATCAGGAACTTCGACGTCGTCGTCGAGGTCGACCCCGACACCGACGACATCGTCGAGGTGTACGGCGAACCGGGCAACCACAGCATCATGTACGAACAGCACGACCCCAATTACCTCGAGGCCCACGACAACCTCATCGTCGCCGACAGCGAGAACAACCGCATCGTCGAGTACGACGCGGAGACGATGGAGGAGGTGTGGCGCTACGAGGGGCCGAGCGCCGACGACCGGCTCCAGTGGCCCCGGGACGCCGACCGGATGCCGAACGGGAACACGCTGGTCGTCGACTCCCGGAACTTCCGGGTGCTGGAGGTCAACGCCGACGGCGAGGTCGTCTGGGCCCACGACATGTCCGGTCGGCGGGGCATCGTCTACGACGCCGACCGCATCGGTCCCGACCGCAATCTCGGGGAGGAACCGGAGTCGGTCCCGCCGGGCGGGAACCTCGAGGGCACCGACCACGGCGGCCTGAGCGGCGCCATCGCCGTCGCTGACTCCTGGGTCGGGTTCGTCCTGCCGCAGTGGGTCGGGGTCTACGGGCTGGTGGCGATTCTGGTCGGCCTGGGTGCCGCCGGTGGCCTCGCCTGGGAGGGCTACCGGCACCGCCGGGCGACCTGA